From Salvelinus alpinus chromosome 20, SLU_Salpinus.1, whole genome shotgun sequence:
GTCACgtaatggtttgatgagcatgaaaacgatgtaaaccatatgccatctcagtcaccagatctcaacccaattgaacacttatgggagattctggagcggcgcctgagagtGTTTTCCACCACCTTCAACAAAGCACGAAATAATGGAATTTCTCGAGGAAGATGGGTGTCGCACACCTccgatagagttccagacacttgtagaatctatgccaaggtacattgaagctgttctgattCACGGTAGGCCTACATCCtactaagacactttatgttgctgtttcctttattttggcagttacttgtaTATATTATAACAGCAGATGAAAGGGTCCAAAGTCAGGGTCCCTCATCCATTGTTGCACCTGTTGGTGACCCCGCCCATACCTGTACCTGTCTATCCACCACAAACTCCCCCTGGGGCTCCTGTGTTGCTGGAGGCAACAGCGCCAGGTACACAGGTGTGTCAGCCCCCTCCACAGGCGTCTTGGTCCCGTTGGGATAGGTCATGTCAGACTTCACCCAGCCCGGGCAGCAGGAGTTTATCAGAATCCCTCTCTGAGGCATCTCTCTTCTTAGCCTGCGGGCCTGGATCCGGGTAAGGGCCATCAGGCCTATTTTGGACACCCCATAGACTGAATTTGGCCAGCCCTTGTTGATGTGGTCTCCAGCTTTGGCCTCAGCAACAAAGCGCTTCATCAGAGCCACTAGCtcctcctctgtgatgtcatcactgcagaGCCTGGCCTGGAGGTCCGGAGAACACATATAGAGGGTGATATAGCCCACGATGCTGGCAACATTCACTATCCTCcctataacagacagacagatagttaaGTTAAATTAAAGGAAACATCATATGGAGATTAATTAAGTGATTTGgcatgggtgttgttaggcccaaaACGAAGtcgagataatgtctagatgctttttatagtggagatcacgtttataaagtgcctggctgggctgatgagacagtggattgcgcagtcagatggaacagagtaaataagcattttaacgtcatagatttagccggcgGTAACTTACGTAATAGACACCgcctgga
This genomic window contains:
- the LOC139546465 gene encoding carbonyl reductase [NADPH] 1-like, which gives rise to MSGPQVVLVTGSTRGLGLAIVQALCQGFKGDVYLSARDVQRGAIVVEDLQREGLKPRLLQLDITDPVSIQAARQHFMKEYGGLDVLINNAGIAPKRGDPASFGSQAERILQTNFFATRDMCNEFLPLLKKDGRIVNVASIVGYITLYMCSPDLQARLCSDDITEEELVALMKRFVAEAKAGDHINKGWPNSVYGVSKIGLMALTRIQARRLRREMPQRGILINSCCPGWVKSDMTYPNGTKTPVEGADTPVYLALLPPATQEPQGEFVVDRQVQVWAGSPTGATMDEGP